The following proteins are co-located in the Chloroflexota bacterium genome:
- a CDS encoding methyltransferase domain-containing protein, translating to MSHSVDRSTEAVSRFYDLVWSRYVPEYEASRRHLELFLSDAELRGKRVLDAGCGTGIFSLIMGHKGATEVIGIDISEGSLTTANQLAHAMEISNVRFMPGDMLALQFPDNSFDLIWAWRSVHHTTDPWRAMTELVRVAKDEATIVLALYKQTNLTWLHNGIRQFCLRLPQPLWQPISKLLALAFYPLVKIKEVFRKKARQGEKLEELFLDWCFVPIRHHFRPEDVRHFLKQNGFKIDKFLPGSGRFESSSNFIFKAKRELRK from the coding sequence ATGTCTCACTCAGTTGACCGATCAACCGAAGCAGTGAGTCGCTTTTACGACCTGGTCTGGTCTCGCTATGTCCCTGAATACGAGGCCTCCCGAAGGCATCTGGAGTTGTTTTTGAGCGATGCAGAGCTCAGGGGGAAGAGGGTTCTCGACGCCGGGTGTGGAACCGGTATATTCAGCCTGATTATGGGCCATAAAGGAGCAACTGAGGTAATAGGGATTGATATTAGTGAGGGTAGTCTCACCACCGCCAATCAACTGGCACACGCAATGGAGATAAGCAACGTCCGATTTATGCCTGGGGATATGCTGGCTCTCCAATTTCCCGATAACAGCTTTGATCTAATTTGGGCTTGGCGCTCTGTACATCACACCACTGATCCATGGCGAGCGATGACTGAATTAGTGCGGGTAGCTAAGGATGAGGCAACGATCGTTCTGGCCCTTTACAAACAGACAAACCTAACATGGCTGCATAACGGTATAAGACAGTTCTGTTTACGGTTACCGCAGCCTCTGTGGCAGCCAATCTCCAAGCTGCTGGCGCTAGCATTTTATCCCCTGGTCAAAATCAAGGAGGTATTCAGGAAGAAGGCACGCCAAGGTGAGAAGCTAGAGGAGCTGTTCTTAGATTGGTGTTTTGTACCCATCAGGCATCACTTTCGCCCGGAGGATGTCAGGCACTTCCTGAAGCAAAATGGATTCAAGATCGACAAGTTCCTCCCTGGCTCAGGCCGCTTCGAAAGCTCATCTAATTTCATCTTTAAGGCTAAGAGGGAACTCAGAAAATGA
- the asnB gene encoding asparagine synthase (glutamine-hydrolyzing): MCGICGLYIRQTRDQPSEALLRRMTDTLAHRGPDDAGVFLDQQVGLGHRRLSIIDLETGHQPIFNEDKTLAIVCNGEIYNYQELRTELKGKGHLFHTQSDTEVIIHLYEEKGVDCLSHLRGMFAFALWDGLTRTLFLARDRLGIKPLFYALGPQGLVFGSELKAILQAEWAPRDIDVEALHHYLLFDYIAAPHTIFQAVKKLPPAHYLLAQGDQASVEPYWELAMNEPLVRGEEETAELLRSTLQSVVKEHLVSDVPVGAFLSGGIDSSSVVALMARAMDQPVKTFSIGFEDQSYNELPYARLVAERFQTEHREELVKPNMVDLVPKLIEYVDEPFADTSLIPTYLVSSLARKEVKVVLSGDGGDELFGGYDNYLAQRLDRYYRLLPNPVRNLITQSLERIPPSPAKKGIINKLKRFVEGSNLPEEGRHCRWMTFFSPEELLDVCSAELRSEMKSIDFYGAFQDYFNQVRDEDPLRQAMFVDIKTWIPDDILAKVDRMSMAVGLEARVPLLDHAFVEFAAQIPSVYKVKGLDRKHILKKAMQGMLPGAILNRKEKQGFSIPIKNWLRHDLKEMLMDTLSPERVARRGFFSPNYVSRIVHEHLEETHDHWHRLWALLVFDLWSDGYNVSLS, from the coding sequence GTGTGTGGTATTTGTGGCCTCTATATAAGACAGACAAGGGATCAACCCAGTGAGGCCCTGCTGCGCCGCATGACCGATACGCTCGCCCACCGCGGCCCAGACGATGCTGGAGTATTTCTGGATCAACAGGTGGGTCTTGGCCATCGTCGCCTAAGCATCATCGACCTGGAAACTGGGCACCAGCCCATATTTAACGAGGACAAGACCCTGGCCATCGTCTGCAATGGGGAAATCTATAACTACCAAGAGTTGCGGACAGAGCTAAAGGGAAAAGGACATCTCTTCCACACGCAGAGCGACACAGAGGTCATCATCCACCTTTATGAGGAAAAGGGCGTCGACTGTCTATCTCATCTGCGGGGGATGTTCGCCTTTGCCCTTTGGGACGGCCTAACAAGGACCCTATTCTTGGCCCGGGACCGCCTGGGCATTAAGCCCCTCTTTTATGCCCTGGGGCCGCAAGGGCTGGTCTTTGGCTCGGAACTGAAGGCTATCTTACAGGCGGAGTGGGCGCCCAGGGATATAGACGTAGAGGCACTCCATCACTACCTGCTATTCGATTACATCGCCGCACCCCATACTATCTTCCAGGCCGTCAAGAAGCTTCCCCCAGCTCATTACCTCCTGGCCCAGGGCGATCAGGCGAGCGTAGAACCCTATTGGGAGCTGGCTATGAATGAACCTCTCGTCAGGGGTGAGGAAGAGACGGCCGAATTGCTCCGCAGTACGCTTCAGTCCGTAGTTAAGGAGCACCTGGTAAGCGATGTGCCCGTGGGTGCCTTCTTGAGCGGCGGAATAGACTCCAGTTCCGTGGTGGCTCTTATGGCCAGGGCTATGGATCAGCCAGTGAAGACCTTCTCCATCGGCTTTGAGGATCAATCTTATAACGAGTTGCCCTACGCCCGCCTCGTGGCCGAACGCTTCCAGACTGAGCACCGTGAGGAGCTCGTCAAACCAAATATGGTTGACCTGGTGCCTAAATTGATAGAATATGTCGATGAGCCCTTTGCCGATACATCTCTCATCCCCACCTATCTTGTTTCTTCGCTGGCCAGGAAGGAGGTGAAGGTGGTGCTCTCTGGCGACGGAGGCGATGAGCTCTTCGGCGGTTACGACAACTACCTCGCTCAACGCCTCGATCGTTACTACAGGCTGCTGCCAAACCCAGTCAGAAATCTGATCACCCAGTCTCTGGAGAGAATACCACCCTCCCCGGCCAAGAAGGGTATCATCAATAAACTGAAGAGGTTCGTGGAGGGCTCAAACCTGCCGGAAGAGGGGAGACATTGCCGCTGGATGACCTTCTTCTCGCCCGAAGAGCTGCTAGACGTCTGCTCGGCAGAATTAAGATCAGAGATGAAGTCCATCGATTTTTACGGTGCCTTTCAGGACTATTTCAACCAAGTAAGGGATGAAGACCCCTTGCGCCAGGCTATGTTTGTGGACATCAAGACCTGGATCCCCGATGATATCCTGGCCAAGGTGGACCGCATGAGCATGGCCGTGGGGCTGGAGGCGAGGGTGCCCCTTTTGGATCACGCCTTCGTGGAGTTCGCCGCCCAAATCCCCTCCGTTTACAAAGTGAAGGGACTGGACAGAAAGCATATCTTAAAGAAGGCGATGCAGGGGATGCTACCTGGGGCGATCCTCAACCGCAAGGAAAAGCAGGGATTCAGCATACCGATCAAGAACTGGCTCAGGCATGATCTAAAAGAGATGTTAATGGACACCCTTTCCCCAGAGAGAGTAGCCAGAAGGGGATTCTTCTCCCCAAACTACGTCTCCAGGATTGTCCATGAGCACCTGGAGGAAACGCACGACCACTGGCATCGGCTCTGGGCCCTGCTCGTATTTGACCTGTGGAGCGACGGATATAATGTCTCACTCAGTTGA
- a CDS encoding glycosyltransferase family 4 protein produces MNILMIAPEPFFQPRGTPFSIYSRLRALSALGHKIDLVTYHIGQNIQIEGVQIHRAYPIPFIHRVKPGPSYKKALLDIPLFIKALALLSRKRYDYIHAHEEAIFFGAIAAKLFNTPYLYDMHSDLAEQLLNFDFTTNRFILSLVKTVQGWVIKDADVVITISRDLEDRVNLLYRSKRAVLIENIAVELNGPAGQEEMWRLREEFRLEDRAIVLYTGTFEPYQGLDLLIRSLPLVAERHPEVIYLLVGGEPAQIEALAQLAEHVGQGERVIFAGSRPVSEMAAFMELAHILVSPRSSGTNTPLKIYSYLQSGKPIIATNLPTHTQALNSSAALLVEPTEQALAEGIIRLLEDANLREELGRKGKTFNESRYNSQSFLIKVKEICDYLESKRHAKFP; encoded by the coding sequence GTGAATATCCTGATGATTGCCCCGGAGCCCTTCTTTCAGCCACGGGGGACGCCGTTTAGTATATATTCACGGCTACGGGCTCTCTCTGCTCTTGGCCACAAGATCGACCTGGTTACTTACCATATCGGGCAGAATATTCAGATTGAGGGTGTCCAGATTCATAGAGCCTATCCTATCCCATTCATCCATCGAGTGAAACCAGGGCCATCTTACAAGAAGGCGCTATTGGACATACCCCTCTTTATCAAGGCCTTAGCTCTCCTGAGCCGAAAACGCTATGATTACATTCATGCGCACGAAGAGGCCATCTTTTTCGGGGCCATCGCCGCGAAGTTGTTCAATACGCCCTACCTATACGACATGCATTCTGACCTGGCCGAACAACTCCTTAACTTCGATTTCACCACTAATAGGTTCATTCTGAGTCTGGTCAAAACCGTACAAGGATGGGTTATCAAGGATGCCGATGTGGTCATCACGATCTCCAGGGATTTGGAGGATAGGGTCAATCTGCTCTACCGAAGCAAACGGGCGGTGTTGATCGAAAACATAGCCGTTGAGTTGAATGGTCCAGCCGGTCAGGAGGAGATGTGGCGGCTCAGAGAAGAGTTCAGATTAGAGGATAGGGCCATCGTTCTATATACAGGAACTTTTGAGCCTTACCAGGGGCTAGATCTATTGATTCGCAGCCTACCCCTCGTAGCCGAACGACATCCCGAGGTGATCTATCTACTTGTCGGTGGCGAACCCGCTCAGATCGAAGCACTGGCTCAGCTGGCAGAACATGTGGGACAAGGAGAGAGGGTCATCTTCGCAGGTAGCCGCCCGGTCAGCGAGATGGCTGCCTTTATGGAACTAGCCCACATCCTCGTCTCACCCCGAAGCTCAGGTACCAATACACCCCTGAAGATATATTCCTATCTTCAGTCGGGCAAGCCAATCATCGCCACAAACCTGCCCACCCACACCCAGGCTCTGAATAGTTCCGCGGCCTTGCTTGTTGAGCCTACCGAGCAGGCTCTAGCTGAAGGCATCATTCGTCTCTTGGAAGATGCAAATCTGCGCGAGGAATTGGGTAGGAAGGGGAAAACTTTCAACGAGTCCAGATACAATAGCCAAAGCTTCCTTATCAAAGTCAAGGAGATTTGCGATTACCTGGAATCAAAGAGGCATGCCAAATTTCCTTAA
- a CDS encoding B12-binding domain-containing radical SAM protein yields the protein MARVQVAQVPMGIAYLAAVLEKHQVSVAVIDAYALGVGLTTIRDTIAEHRPKIVGFSCLTPNAPIVYQMTQAIKEQFPWLIVVMGNTHPSVFAAETLREGFADVIVHGEGEYSLLELTQAILGGAAFDSIKGISYREVDSLRHNPPRERILNLDELPFPARHLLPMTRYHLAPHGVIKEPVATMLATRGCPNQCTFCSIGMGRRYRKRSPKNIVDEMEFLVKEYRVRQISFLDALFPLGKQFGKAVCAEIIQRGLQRRSIWTCETRVNAVDLELLEAMREAGCARIAFGIEAGSQQLLDGIKKGFTLEEVRQAVKYARQVGLSTVGLFMLGLPGETTELSRQTIDFALGLNLDFAKFNITVPYPGSELFEQAKGEGRIKLHDWSQFTSYPLYAKSEPVYVPAGMTEEELTTLQAEALRRFYLRPRLILRHLCQVRSLNASGYLAGLMMLWEPLWTKVKRLMVS from the coding sequence ATGGCGAGGGTTCAGGTTGCCCAGGTACCGATGGGCATCGCTTACCTGGCCGCCGTCCTGGAGAAACATCAGGTAAGCGTTGCGGTCATCGATGCCTACGCCCTGGGGGTAGGACTGACCACTATTAGGGATACTATCGCTGAACATAGGCCCAAGATAGTTGGCTTCTCCTGTCTGACACCAAACGCACCGATCGTTTATCAAATGACGCAGGCTATAAAGGAACAATTTCCTTGGCTGATCGTAGTAATGGGAAACACCCATCCTAGCGTCTTCGCGGCTGAGACCTTGCGTGAGGGTTTTGCCGACGTCATCGTACACGGTGAAGGAGAGTATTCCTTGCTCGAACTTACTCAAGCAATCCTTGGAGGAGCCGCCTTTGACTCTATCAAAGGTATATCATACCGGGAGGTGGATAGCCTCAGACATAACCCTCCCCGGGAACGGATCTTGAACCTAGATGAGCTACCCTTCCCGGCCAGGCATCTCCTCCCTATGACTAGGTACCACCTAGCACCCCACGGCGTGATTAAGGAACCTGTAGCTACGATGTTGGCTACGAGGGGGTGCCCTAACCAGTGCACCTTCTGTTCCATTGGCATGGGTAGAAGATACCGCAAGAGGAGCCCCAAGAATATCGTCGATGAAATGGAGTTTTTGGTCAAGGAATATCGGGTTAGACAGATTTCCTTCCTCGATGCCCTATTTCCTCTAGGAAAACAGTTTGGTAAAGCTGTCTGCGCTGAAATCATTCAAAGAGGGCTGCAAAGGAGGTCCATTTGGACCTGCGAGACCAGGGTTAACGCTGTAGACTTAGAACTGTTAGAAGCGATGAGGGAAGCCGGCTGTGCCAGGATAGCCTTTGGCATCGAAGCCGGCTCCCAGCAGTTGCTGGATGGGATCAAGAAGGGGTTTACATTGGAGGAAGTCAGACAAGCCGTCAAATACGCCAGGCAGGTAGGACTATCGACAGTCGGACTTTTCATGCTGGGGTTGCCTGGAGAGACCACCGAGCTGAGCCGCCAGACCATAGATTTCGCCTTGGGGCTCAACCTGGATTTTGCCAAGTTCAACATCACTGTGCCCTATCCAGGTTCTGAACTCTTTGAGCAAGCCAAAGGTGAAGGGCGCATAAAGCTGCACGACTGGAGCCAATTTACCAGCTATCCGTTGTACGCTAAAAGCGAGCCAGTCTACGTTCCGGCGGGCATGACGGAAGAGGAGCTGACCACCCTCCAGGCGGAGGCCCTTCGCCGCTTCTACCTCCGCCCCCGCCTCATCCTGCGCCACCTATGTCAGGTCAGGAGTCTGAACGCCAGCGGATATCTAGCGGGATTGATGATGCTATGGGAACCACTTTGGACTAAAGTAAAGAGGCTAATGGTTTCCTAA